One stretch of Segatella copri DNA includes these proteins:
- a CDS encoding FAD:protein FMN transferase — MKKKKLIWQIPFLLILIVGTIVIIRQQHNTPYQKDTGFIFGTIYHITYQSDTNYQQEIETELKKVDQSLSPFNKTSVITQVNQGKDIEVDEMFTEVFRMAESISKETNGAFDITVAPMVNLWGFGFKQGVPPTKAKIDSIKTLVGYEKVALEKGRIIKQNPKIMLDCSAIAKGYGSDIVARFLKKKGISNFMVEIGGEIVVNGVSEKQVPWHIGINKPTDDSTNTSQEIQDVLDITDIAMATSGNYRNFYYKNGKKYAHTIDPKTGYPVQHNILSATVLAKNCATADAYATSFMVMGMEGAKQILKKHPDLCAYLIYADENGQNKIWYSPSLKNKILNK; from the coding sequence ATGAAAAAAAAGAAACTTATCTGGCAAATTCCATTTCTGTTGATACTTATCGTTGGTACCATCGTTATCATACGTCAGCAGCATAATACGCCCTATCAGAAAGATACCGGCTTTATCTTTGGCACCATCTATCACATTACCTATCAGAGTGATACCAACTACCAGCAAGAGATAGAAACAGAACTCAAGAAGGTAGACCAATCCTTGTCTCCTTTCAATAAGACCTCTGTCATCACACAGGTAAACCAAGGTAAAGATATTGAGGTAGACGAAATGTTTACCGAAGTATTCCGCATGGCAGAAAGCATCTCAAAAGAAACCAATGGAGCCTTTGATATCACGGTTGCCCCAATGGTAAACCTCTGGGGCTTTGGATTCAAGCAGGGGGTACCTCCTACGAAAGCCAAGATAGACAGTATCAAAACGCTGGTTGGTTATGAGAAAGTAGCCCTGGAAAAGGGACGCATCATCAAGCAAAATCCTAAGATCATGCTTGACTGTTCTGCTATCGCCAAAGGATATGGCAGCGACATTGTTGCCAGATTCCTGAAAAAGAAAGGTATCAGCAACTTTATGGTTGAGATTGGTGGAGAAATCGTAGTAAACGGTGTTAGCGAGAAACAAGTGCCTTGGCATATTGGTATCAACAAGCCAACTGACGATTCTACCAATACGAGTCAGGAAATTCAGGATGTACTTGATATTACAGACATAGCCATGGCTACGAGTGGTAACTACAGAAACTTCTATTATAAAAACGGCAAGAAGTATGCACATACCATAGACCCAAAGACAGGCTATCCTGTGCAGCATAACATCTTATCAGCAACGGTTTTAGCCAAGAACTGTGCAACAGCCGATGCCTATGCTACCTCGTTTATGGTGATGGGAATGGAGGGTGCAAAACAGATTCTGAAAAAGCATCCGGATCTCTGTGCATATCTCATCTATGCTGACGAGAATGGACAAAACAAGATATGGTATTCACCATCTCTCAAAAACAAGATATTAAATAAATAA
- a CDS encoding DUF6452 family protein — protein MRKIIPFVVFMVLAMMGCTSLDCPLNNTVYTKYKLMGDNKTLKDTLTISTKKIAGTDSVLINKDVNVDSFSLPMSYSLDEDVLFFEIHTLSKQVFKDTVTVSKENRSHFESVDCSPSFFHTITDVKTTHNYIDSIVINQKEVNYDASKAHFYIYFGSRN, from the coding sequence ATGCGGAAAATAATACCTTTCGTCGTTTTCATGGTTCTGGCCATGATGGGATGTACATCTCTCGACTGCCCACTCAACAATACGGTATATACCAAATACAAGTTGATGGGCGACAACAAGACGCTAAAAGACACGCTAACGATTTCTACGAAAAAGATAGCAGGAACAGATAGTGTGCTGATCAATAAGGATGTAAACGTAGACAGTTTCAGTCTGCCTATGAGTTACAGCCTGGATGAAGACGTATTGTTTTTCGAGATACATACCCTATCGAAGCAAGTATTCAAGGACACCGTGACTGTATCAAAGGAAAACCGTTCTCATTTTGAGTCGGTAGACTGCAGTCCATCGTTCTTCCATACGATAACCGATGTTAAGACTACTCACAATTATATTGACTCAATAGTCATCAATCAAAAAGAGGTAAATTATGATGCATCCAAAGCACATTTCTACATATATTTTGGCAGTCGCAACTAA
- a CDS encoding glycosyltransferase family 2 protein — translation MDISVIIPLFNEEESLPELFAWIKRVMDSNDFTYEVIFVNDGSTDRSWNVIEELAEKNEQVKGIKFRRNYGKSPALFCGFKEAQGDVVITMDADLQDSPDEIPGLYQMIKKEGYDLVSGYKQNRKEGDPLSKTIPTKLFNATARKVSGIHNLHDFNCGLKAYRLDVVKNIEVYGEMHRYIPYLAKNAGFAKIGEKPVHHQARKFGKSKFMGWNRFVNGYLDLMTLWFLSNFGKKPMHVFGFLGSVVFFIAFLSLIGLGIDKAIDLHNGIYGHLITDSPYFFIALVAMVLGSQLFLAGFLGDLISRQNPNRNDYQIEKEIRCGK, via the coding sequence ATGGATATTTCAGTAATAATTCCTCTTTTCAATGAGGAAGAGTCGTTACCAGAGCTCTTCGCCTGGATAAAGCGAGTAATGGACTCAAACGATTTTACTTATGAAGTCATCTTTGTGAACGACGGTTCTACCGACCGTTCATGGAACGTCATAGAAGAACTTGCTGAGAAGAATGAGCAAGTAAAGGGTATCAAATTCCGCAGAAACTATGGAAAGAGCCCAGCACTCTTCTGTGGTTTCAAAGAAGCACAGGGCGATGTTGTCATCACCATGGATGCCGATCTTCAGGATTCTCCAGACGAGATTCCGGGACTCTACCAGATGATTAAGAAAGAGGGATACGACCTCGTGTCAGGTTACAAGCAGAACCGTAAAGAAGGAGATCCTCTGAGCAAGACCATCCCTACCAAACTCTTCAATGCTACTGCACGCAAAGTAAGCGGCATACACAATCTGCACGACTTCAACTGCGGTCTGAAAGCTTATCGCCTCGACGTAGTTAAGAATATCGAGGTATATGGTGAGATGCACCGTTATATCCCATATCTAGCCAAGAATGCAGGTTTTGCCAAGATAGGCGAAAAGCCTGTTCATCATCAGGCAAGAAAGTTCGGCAAATCAAAGTTTATGGGATGGAACCGCTTTGTAAATGGTTATCTTGACCTGATGACTCTCTGGTTCCTGAGCAATTTTGGCAAAAAGCCAATGCACGTATTCGGCTTCCTGGGTAGCGTCGTATTCTTCATAGCCTTCCTATCGCTCATCGGCTTAGGCATAGACAAGGCCATCGACCTGCACAACGGCATCTACGGACATCTCATTACCGATTCACCTTACTTCTTCATTGCTCTTGTAGCGATGGTTTTGGGTAGCCAGCTGTTCCTTGCCGGATTCCTGGGCGACCTTATCAGCCGCCAGAACCCAAACCGTAACGATTATCAAATAGAAAAAGAAATAAGATGCGGAAAATAA
- a CDS encoding Crp/Fnr family transcriptional regulator has translation MSTNRLYDSLLSLPLFLGMTRYDFQNVAGKTRFDFQKLEAGETIVEEGTSCTRLYYLIRGDIKVITQADDYGYQVEEDISAPESFQLERLFGLTQRFTHTYVAKNSCSIMSVSKQEIMKLSDEYEIFRINLLNLVCTQSQKNNRRLFRVPAKTLSERLIRFFESHSVRPAGEKIFHIKMTRLAEEMNVKRIYVSKALNELQSEGLIQLERGRIYIPALENLIKR, from the coding sequence ATGTCAACCAATAGACTATACGACAGTTTATTATCACTCCCATTATTCTTGGGAATGACTCGCTATGACTTCCAAAATGTAGCAGGTAAAACCCGTTTTGACTTTCAAAAACTGGAAGCGGGTGAAACTATAGTTGAAGAAGGCACAAGTTGTACACGTCTATATTATTTAATCCGTGGAGATATTAAGGTGATAACCCAGGCAGACGACTACGGCTATCAGGTAGAAGAAGACATTTCGGCACCGGAATCATTCCAGCTGGAACGACTTTTCGGTCTTACCCAGCGTTTCACCCACACTTATGTGGCAAAGAACAGCTGCAGCATCATGTCAGTCAGCAAGCAAGAGATCATGAAGTTATCCGATGAATATGAAATATTCCGCATCAATCTTCTGAACTTGGTCTGCACCCAATCCCAGAAGAACAACCGCAGACTGTTCAGAGTTCCTGCCAAGACACTGAGCGAGCGTCTGATCCGTTTCTTCGAGAGTCACAGCGTCCGCCCGGCAGGCGAGAAAATCTTTCATATCAAGATGACCCGTTTAGCAGAAGAGATGAATGTAAAGCGCATCTATGTATCCAAAGCCCTCAACGAACTACAGTCAGAAGGACTTATCCAGCTAGAACGAGGCAGAATCTATATCCCTGCACTGGAAAATCTCATCAAACGCT
- a CDS encoding DUF6048 family protein produces MLSLFAVLPCHAQSKKKIIEQQPDTIPFFRGMAVGVDLIGPVQLMVSDYGQYEASLRINLKDKYYPVFELGYGKADASDEATQITYKTSAPYFRLGVDWNLLKNKHDDYRLFGGFRYACTYYEYDLSAPPVTDPVWGGETPYGGNGISCNYHWLEGVIGIDAKIWGPVRMGWSFRYKRRLFKNDGELGNTWYVPGYGKQGGSRLGGTFNVTLEI; encoded by the coding sequence ATGCTATCCCTATTTGCTGTTCTCCCCTGTCATGCCCAAAGCAAGAAGAAGATCATAGAGCAGCAGCCTGATACCATACCTTTTTTTAGAGGTATGGCTGTGGGAGTTGACCTGATAGGCCCCGTACAGTTGATGGTTAGCGACTATGGGCAGTACGAAGCATCTCTCCGTATCAATCTGAAAGACAAGTATTATCCTGTTTTCGAATTGGGTTATGGAAAGGCAGATGCCAGCGATGAGGCAACCCAAATCACCTACAAGACCAGCGCTCCCTATTTCAGATTAGGTGTAGACTGGAATCTTCTGAAGAACAAACACGACGACTACCGTCTGTTTGGCGGTTTCCGCTATGCCTGCACCTATTATGAATATGACCTGAGCGCCCCACCCGTTACAGATCCAGTATGGGGCGGCGAAACGCCCTATGGCGGAAATGGCATTTCCTGCAACTATCATTGGCTGGAAGGCGTAATAGGTATTGATGCCAAAATCTGGGGTCCCGTCCGTATGGGTTGGAGTTTCAGATACAAACGCCGCCTCTTCAAGAACGATGGAGAATTAGGCAACACCTGGTATGTGCCAGGCTACGGTAAACAGGGAGGTTCACGCCTTGGCGGAACATTCAATGTAACCCTAGAGATTTAA